A window from Saccharomyces eubayanus strain FM1318 chromosome XIV, whole genome shotgun sequence encodes these proteins:
- the NOP2 gene encoding rRNA (cytosine-C5-)-methyltransferase NOP2, whose protein sequence is MGSRRHKNKQAAPPTLEEFQAKKDKKANRKLEKGKRPSATQGDEVSDRKKKRSKPFKKSRKQEEEVVEEDKNLPEVDLEAXSKARKSLFDDDEDAAEAGSDDEELKDEFDLEQEYDYDEDEGDEAHPIFSDDDNDEGDLEELNAQNMEALSKKLDEEEAEEAEEAEMELVEAEQMQPRADVLPTEEQEEMMAQEPPNLTSTRTRMIEIVKVLENFKTLGAEGRSRAEYVDRLLKDICEYFGYTPFLAEKLFNLFSPAEAMEFFEANEIARXITIRTNTLKTRRRDLAQTLVNRGVNLQPIGSWTKVGLQIFDSQVPIGATPEYLAGHYILQAASSFLPVIALDPHENERILDMAAAPGGKTTYISAMMKNTGCVFANDANKSRTKSLIANIHRLGCTNTIVCNYDAREFPKVIGGFDRILLDAPCSGTGVIGKDQSVKVSRTEKDFIQIPHLQKQLLLSAIDSVDCNSKHGGVIVYSTCSVAVEEDEAVVDYALRKRPNVKLVETGLAIGKEGFTSFRGKKFHPSVKLARRYYPHTYNVDGFFVAKFQKTGPSTFDDNQASAKEKEFAARKEALEEGIIHSDFASFENEEDEKYIKKSVKNNLLKKGVNPKAKKPSNEK, encoded by the coding sequence ATGGGTAGCAGACGTCATAAGAACAAGCAAGCCGCTCCACCAACTTTGGAGGAATTCCAAGCTAAAAAGGACAAAAAGGCTAATAGAAAGTtagaaaaaggaaagagaCCTTCTGCCACTCAAGGTGATGAAGTTTCCgatagaaaaaagaagagatcGAAGCcattcaagaaatccagaaaacaagaagaagaggttgtcgaagaagacaaaaactTGCCAGAAGTTGATCTTGAAGCTMTGTCTAAGGCCAGAAAATCATTGTTtgacgatgacgaagacgCTGCTGAAGCAGGatctgatgatgaagagcTAAAAGATGAGTTTGACttggaacaagaatatGATtacgatgaagacgaaggTGACGAGGCTCACCCAATATTCTCAGATGACGATAATGACGAAGGTGATCTTGAAGAATTAAATGCACAAAACATGGAAGCTCTctccaagaaattggatgaagaagaggctGAAGAAGCTGAAGAAGCCGAAATGGAATTAGTGGAAGCTGAACAAATGCAACCAAGAGCTGATGTCTTGCCAACcgaagaacaagaagaaatgatGGCTCAAGAACCTCCTAATTTAACCTCTACCAGAACAAGAATGATCGAAATTGTCAAGgtcttggaaaatttcaagaccCTCGGCGCAGAAGGCAGATCCAGAGCGGAATACGTTGACAGGCTTCTAAAAGATATCTGTGAATATTTTGGTTATACACCATTCTTGGCCGAGAAACTGTTTAATTTATTCTCACCAGCTGAGGCGATGGAGTTTTTCGAAGCTAATGAAATCGCTAGACMAATCACCATTAGAACTAATACGCTAAAGactagaagaagagattTAGCTCAAACGCTTGTGAATAGAGGTGTCAATCTACAACCTATTGGTTCTTGGACCAAGGTTGGTTTACAAATTTTCGATTCCCAGGTCCCAATTGGTGCTACCCCAGAATATTTAGCAGGCCACTATATCTTGCAAGCAGCATCATCCTTTTTACCAGTCATTGCTTTGGACCCTCATGAAAATGAACGTATTTTGGATATGGCTGCTGCACCAGGTGGTAAGACCACCTACATATCTGCCATGATGAAGAACACTGGTTGTGTTTTTGCTAATGATGCCAATAAATCAAGAACCAAATCTTTAATTGCTAATATCCACCGTCTAGGCTGTACCAACACTATTGTATGTAATTATGATGCTCGTGAGTTCCCAAAAGTTATCGGTGGCTTTGATAGAATCTTATTGGATGCCCCATGTTCTGGTACTGGTGTTATTGGTAAGGATCAATCTGTTAAGGTTTCCCGTACCGAGAAAGATTTCATTCAAATTCCACATCTACAAAAACAATTGCTTTTATCCGCTATTGACTCCGTTGACTGCAACTCCAAACATGGTGGTGTAATAGTATATTCAACATGTTCTGTTGCTGTGGAAGAGGATGAAGCTGTCGTAGATTACGCATTGAGAAAAAGACCAAATGTCAAACTAGTCGAAACTGGTTTGGCCATCGGTAAAGAAGGGTTTACTAGTTTCAGAGGTAAGAAGTTCCATCCTAGTGTAAAATTAGCAAGAAGATACTATCCACATACTTATAATGTCGATGGGTTCTTTGTTGCCAAATTCCAAAAGACAGGTCCATCTACGTTCGATGATAACCAAGCAAGtgccaaagaaaaggaatttgCCGCTAGAAAGGAAGCTTTGGAAGAAGGTATCATTCACTCTGATTTCGCTAGTTtcgaaaacgaagaagatgaaaagtATATTAAGAAGTCTGTGAAAAacaatcttttgaaaaagggtgTTAATCCAAAGGCCAAAAAGCCttccaatgaaaaataa
- the OCA2 gene encoding Oca2p, with amino-acid sequence MKYIPPLNFSPVVSTDVSLYRSGYPMSLNYSFIKDQLHLKTIIYIGDKETPLEEYQSFLDLERIKYHHIFMDSSRDEGIQERMNQVLNLVLDVRNYPILVHSNKGKHRVGVVVGIIRKLLQGWTTAGIYQEYGLFSGGMKDGVDLEFITMFETNLKIPRDIIPGFARRCLYLNELEGEEGSGDESGSESILTAKQSM; translated from the coding sequence ATGAAATACATACCCCCATTAAATTTCTCACCAGTGGTAAGCACAGATGTATCGTTATACCGATCAGGGTACCCAATGTCGCTGAACTATAGTTTCATCAAGGACCAACTACATTTGAAGACAATAATATATATCGGCGACAAAGAAACGCCGCTGGAGGAGTATCAGAGTTTCTTGGACCTAGAAAGGATAAAATACCACCATATTTTCATGGATTCCAGTCGTGATGAAGGGATTCAAGAAAGGATGAACCAAGTATTAAACTTGGTACTGGACGTTAGGAACTACCCCATTTTAGTGCATTCCAATAAGGGCAAGCATCGTGTAGGAGTGGTGGTGGGAATCATAAGGAAACTACTACAAGGCTGGACCACTGCAGGCATATACCAAGAGTACGGGTTGTTTTCCGGTGGGATGAAAGATGGAGTGGATTTGGAGTTTATCACGATGTTTGAAACCAATCTGAAGATTCCAAGAGACATTATTCCTGGGTTTGCTAGAAGATGTTTGTATTTAAATGAGCTCGAAGGCGAGGAAGGAAGTGGTGACGAATCGGGAAGCGAATCCATACTTACCGCGAAGCAGTCAATGTGA
- the VAC7 gene encoding Vac7p, with the protein MTEEDRKLTVETETVEAPVANNLLLSNNNVTVTNPNVPSASTSTSPLHREAMDDAATTASTTNSNAVLEHNVSSIDNNLMDADALPHNLADHWHPDINRAGTSMSTSDIPTDLHSDHIPSLSSSNNNSNNALINHNPLSSHLSNPSSSLRNKKSSLLVASNPVFSSDIELSKKKAPLVSSNIPTGNTALYQTARSANVHAPSSTSATKAFRKASAFSNNTAPSTSNNITSNTSPAPLLPLPSLSQQNKPKIMERPTMHVTNSREILLGENLLDDTRTKIPLVNTNTNDNDSTANDDSHIPTHSNTDNNEDDDKTRKSKNKNSSNENSNNDANNISTASAKTVPPTTPFTSADNTQALATNIPSNNNNINNNIDNNNNSNDNNNNTKNNNSININNNHNSNNKKKTSNNSASNNNTNTASKVPSNGAKKANSEVSASNSNSNNNTTSEDSHDISEKPTKADFFAARLASAVGENEISDSEETFVYESAANSTKNLIYPDSSTQQQQPQQQQQQQQPQQQQQQQQQQQQQQQQQQSHGITSKMSAPLLNNNKKLLSRLKNSRHISTGAILNNSIANLSTNLNLNPSSMLNTNNLTLGHGHLDELGSIKQQQQQQQPTDVQSVDSYTSDNPDSGIIPKSPDKRSSLISLPKVSPHLLPSTTTNSNTSSCPNVATGSQDMESNNDISTKKSFSNSTLRHSSANRNSAYNDNKRPLRTTVSKIFDSNLNGAPLRRYSGVPDHVNLEDYIEQSNNYSTIPNSVKKDEFYSSRNNKFPHGLNFYNDHNIIEEEHNGELVNRPQHHHNLQHEFIPEDNESDDNDIHSMFYYNHKNDLETKPQISDYGEDEDADDYDRQNATYNSYYGSEANTHELPLHGRMPSRSNNDYYDFMANNNTGNNNQVNEYTPLRTKRIQRHLSRANNSMMNGSIHMNVSDDIAHPNIINNDNVGYSPHNFYSRKSPFGKLKNFLYVAFVISSLLMTGFILGFLLATNKELQDVDVVVMDNVISSSDELIFDITVSAFNPGFFSISVSQVDLDIFAKSSFLKCDPNGDCTIIEQEQKILQITTNPSHVDESFKTDVIGENIETVLLGTVKTLETPLKFQGGAFNRNYDVSVSSIKLLDPGSSEAKHDNDDGDDNNGSDDGDDDGDGDDDESGGEGIQGRQYKLKTNVRDDKEDDTKKWKLLIKHDYELIVRGNMKYEVPFFNTQKSTAIQKNSMVHPGKK; encoded by the coding sequence ATGACCGAAGAAGACAGAAAACTCACTGTGGAGACGGAAACAGTGGAGGCACCCGTGGCAAACAATCTTTTACTGTCGAATAATAATGTAACGGTTACGAACCCCAATGTTCCCTCAGCTTCCACGTCAACTTCCCCTCTGCACAGGGAGGCGATGGATGATGCTGCGACTACCGCTAGCACCACGAATAGCAACGCCGTTTTGGAGCATAACGTATCCAGCATAGATAACAACCTAATGGACGCCGATGCTTTGCCACATAACCTTGCAGATCATTGGCACCCGGATATCAACAGGGCGGGTACTTCGATGTCGACTAGCGATATTCCAACGGACCTGCACTCGGACCACATCCCTTCTCTGTCGTCgagcaacaacaatagcaaCAACGCCTTGATCAACCATAATCCTCTGTCATCTCATCTCTCCAACCCGTCATCTTCCTTgcgaaataaaaaaagctCCTTGCTGGTAGCGTCTAACCCtgtgttttcttcagataTCGAACTGTCGAAAAAGAAGGCTCCACTCGTCTCCAGTAATATCCCTACAGGAAACACTGCTCTGTATCAAACAGCAAGATCGGCGAACGTCCATGCTCCGTCTTCCACGTCGGCAACCAAGGCTTTCAGAAAGGCTTCCGCTTTCTCTAATAATACAGCCCCTAGCACGAGTAACAATATTACTTCAAACACGTCACCTGCTCCTCTTTTACCTTTGCCCTCTCTCTCTCAACAGAACAAGccaaaaataatggaaagGCCTACAATGCACGTCACCAATTCGAGAGAGATACTTTTGGGTGAAAACTTGCTAGACGATACGAGAACAAAAATCCCTCTTGTAAATACAAACactaatgataatgattcAACGGCGAACGACGATTCGCACATACCGACCCACTCAAACACAGATAATaacgaagacgatgatAAGACgaggaaaagcaaaaacaaaaatagcAGCAATGAAAATAGTAACAATGACGCCAATAACATATCTACTGCATCCGCAAAAACTGTACCTCCGACAACCCCTTTCACGAGTGCTGATAATACCCAGGCCCTCGCTACCAATATACccagcaacaacaataatattaataacaatattgataataataataatagtaatgataataataataatactaagaataataacagtattaatatcaataacaatcataatagtaacaataagaagaaaacaagcaATAATAGCGCAAGCAATAACAACACCAACACGGCCAGCAAAGTGCCGAGTAATGGTGCCAAGAAGGCCAATTCTGAAGTAAGTGCTTCCAATTCTAAttctaataataataccaCAAGTGAAGATTCGCATGATATTTCAGAAAAGCCAACAAAGGCTGATTTTTTCGCTGCAAGATTGGCATCAGCTGTGggtgaaaatgaaatcagCGACTCGGAAGAAACATTTGTATATGAGTCTGCGGCTAATTCAACTAAAAACCTGATCTACCCTGATTCTTCTActcagcagcagcagccgcaacaacaacaacagcaacagcagccgcaacagcagcagcaacaacaacaacagcagcaacaacaacaacagcaacaacagagCCATGGTATAACTTCCAAGATGAGTGCTCCATTATtgaacaataataaaaaattattgagTCGACTGAAAAACTCGAGACATATAAGCACTGGTGCCATACTTAATAACTCAATTGCAAATCTGAGCACGAACTTGAACTTGAATCCTAGTTCGATGCTAAACACTAACAACCTGACGTTGGGGCATGGTCATTTGGACGAGTTGGGCAGCATaaagcagcaacaacaacaacaacaaccaaCAGATGTACAATCCGTAGATTCATACACCTCCGACAACCCAGACAGCGGTATTATTCCCAAATCTCCTGACAAGAGGTCAAGCTTAATATCCTTGCCTAAAGTTTCTCCACACCTACTTCCATCTACTACAACTAACAGCAACACGAGTTCGTGCCCTAATGTAGCAACAGGATCACAGGACATGGAATCAAATAACGATATTTCAACTAAGAAATCGTTTTCCAATTCGACCTTAAGACACTCTTCCGCCAATCGAAACTCGGCTTATAACGACAATAAGAGACCTCTTAGAACAACCGTatccaaaatatttgattCAAATCTAAACGGCGCACCTTTACGAAGATACTCTGGGGTGCCTGATCACGTGAATTTGGAAGATTATATCGAACAGTCAAACAACTATTCGACAATCCCCAATAGTGTCAAAAAGGATGAATTTTACAGCAGCAGGAACAACAAATTTCCTCATGGTCTAAATTTTTACAACGATCATAACatcattgaagaagaacataATGGTGAGTTGGTGAATCGGCCTCAACACCATCATAATCTTCAGCATGAATTCATTCCAGAGGACAATGAAAGCGATGATAACGATATACACTCTATGTTCTATTATAATCACAAGAATGATTTAGAGACAAAGCCCCAAATATCCGATTatggtgaagatgaagacgcAGACGATTATGACCGTCAAAACGCGACTTATAATAGTTACTATGGGTCCGAGGCCAACACACACGAATTGCCGTTACACGGTAGAATGCCATCAAGATCAAACAATGACTATTATGATTTCATGGCTAACAACAACACAGGCAACAATAACCAAGTGAATGAATACACCCCCTTAAGAACTAAACGTATCCAAAGGCACTTATCAAGAGCAAACAACAGCATGATGAATGGTAGCATTCATATGAATGTCAGCGATGATATTGCTCATCCTAATATCatcaataatgataacGTCGGCTATTCGCCACACAACTTTTATTCGAGGAAATCTCCCTTTGGCAAACTGAAGAATTTCCTCTACGTTGCCTTTGTaatatcatcattattGATGACTGGGTTCATCCTTGGATTTTTATTGGCCACAAATAAAGAACTACAAGATGTGGATGTGGTGGTCATGGATAATGTGATTTCAAGCTCAGATGAATTGATATTTGACATCACTGTAAGCGCTTTCAATCCCGGGTTTTTCAGCATAAGTGTTTCGCAAGTTGATTTGGACATATTCGCCAAGAGCTCGTTTTTAAAATGTGATCCTAATGGAGACTGTACCATAATAGAGCAGGAACAAAAGATTCTACAGATCACGACAAACCCCTCGCATGTAGACGAGAGTTTCAAAACTGATGTCATTGGTGAAAATATAGAGACGGTGTTGTTAGGGACTGTCAAAACGCTAGAAACGCCATTAAAATTTCAAGGTGGAGCGTTTAATAGAAATTATGATGTCTCTGTATCGAGCATCAAGCTTCTAGACCCTGGATCCTCTGAAGCCAAGCATGACAACGACGATGGCGATGACAACAACGGCAGCGATGACGGTGATGATGACGGTGACGGTGACGACGATGAAAGCGGCGGTGAAGGTATACAGGGGAGACAATACAAACTCAAAACAAATGTCAGAGATGACAAAGAGGACGATACCAAGAAGTGGAAACTACTCATCAAGCACGACTACGAGTTGATAGTCCGTGGCAACATGAAGTACGAGGTGCCTTTCTTCAACACGCAGAAATCCACGGCTATCCAAAAGAACTCTATGGTTCATCCTGGTAAGAAATAA
- the ARP5 gene encoding actin-related protein ARP5 → MSSRDASLTPLKAIVIDDPPLRQAPEPFDDDSAYDPRLPIAIDFGSSKLRAGFVNQAAPTHIFPNVLTKFRDRKLNKNFTFVGNDTLLDQAVRSQSRSPFDGPFVTNWNFTEEIMDYTFHHLGVSPNNGICNPILLTERMATVQSQRANWYQLMFETYNVPGVTFGIDSLYGFYNQNTSGNKTGLVIDCGHEDTNVIPVVDGTGVLTDAKRINWGGRQAVDYLSDLMALKYPYFPTKLSYLQYETMYQDYCRVSPNYDEDIKNILTLESLDTNDVVVEAPFTEILQPQKTEEELRIQAEKRRETGKRLQEQARLKRMEKLVQKQEEFDYFSKVRDQLIDEPKKKILSVLQNAGFDDERDFKKYLHGLEQSLKKAQMVEAEDDSHLEEMNDDKTIXKFELLDIADENLTEDQIKEKRKQRFLKASQDARQKAREEKERVAKEEEEKRLKEQQWRQTDLNGWIKDKRLKLNKLIKRRKEKLKLRDEMKDRKSQVSQNRMKNLASLAEDNVKQGTKRSRHQTTIDNDPNDTFGANDEDWLIYTDITQNPEAFEEAMEDEYKDIVELEGLLLEHDPNFTEEDTLEAQYDWRNSILHLFLRGPRPHDSENIHEQHQMHLNVERIRVPEVVFQPTLGGQDQAGICELSETILLKKFGSQPGKLSSTSLDMVNNVFITGGNSKVPGLRERIVREFTEFLPVGTNFSVNMSSDPSLDAWKGMAALAQDKEEYKKTVISKKEYEEYGPDYIKEHKLGNMKYFED, encoded by the coding sequence ATGTCCAGCAGAGACGCTTCTTTGACTCCTCTCAAAGCAATAGTCATAGACGACCCTCCGTTGAGACAGGCACCAGAACCATTTGATGATGATTCAGCATACGATCCACGTCTACCCATTGCTATTGATTTTGGGTCCAGCAAATTAAGAGCTGGGTTTGTCAATCAAGCTGCCCCCACCCATATCTTTCCTAATGTTCTAACCAAATTCAGAGATagaaaattaaacaaaaatttcacttttgTTGGTAATGACACTTTGTTAGACCAAGCTGTTCGTTCGCAATCTAGAAGTCCATTTGATGGACCCTTCGTGACTAATTGGAATTTCACGGAGGAAATCATGGATTACACCTTCCATCATTTAGGCGTATCGCCAAATAATGGAATTTGTAATCCTATATTGCTTACCGAGAGGATGGCCACCGTTCAATCACAAAGAGCGAATTGGTACCAGCTCATGTTTGAAACATACAACGTTCCAGGCGTTACTTTTGGAATAGACAGTTTGTATGGTTTTTATAACCAAAATACAAGCGGAAACAAGACAGGCTTAGTCATTGATTGTGGCCATGAGGATACTAATGTAATTCCCGTAGTCGATGGTACAGGTGTCTTAACAGACGCAAAGAGGATCAACTGGGGTGGCCGTCAGGCAGTCGACTATTTAAGCGATCTAATGGCTCTGAAATATCCATACTTTCCAACAAAGCTATCTTATTTACAGTACGAGACGATGTACCAAGACTATTGTCGCGTTTCACCAAATTATGATGAggatatcaaaaatatccTTACTTTAGAGAGTCTAGACACAAACGATGTGGTGGTGGAAGCGCCTTTCACGGAGATTCTTCAGCCTCAAAAGACAGAGGAAGAATTGCGAATTCAAGCcgaaaagagaagagaaactGGGAAACGTTTACAAGAACAGGCACgattgaaaagaatggaaaaattagttcaaaagcaagaagaatTCGACTATTTTTCGAAGGTAAGGGATCAGCTAATTGACGAAcctaaaaagaaaatactgTCGGTCCTACAAAACGCTGGTTTTGATGACGAACgtgatttcaaaaagtatCTTCATGGTTTAGAacaatctttgaaaaaggccCAAATGGTTGAAGCAGAAGATGATAGCCACTTAGAGGAAATGAATGATGATAAAACAATTYAGAAATTTGAACTACTTGATATCGCAGACGAAAACCTGACTGAAGAccaaataaaggaaaaaagaaaacaaagatttttgaaGGCCAGTCAGGATGCTAGACAAAAAGCTAGggaggaaaaagaaagggtcgctaaagaagaagaggagaaaaGACTAAAAGAGCAGCAATGGCGTCAAACGGATCTAAATGGTTGGATAAAGGACAAAAGATTGAAGCTTAATAAACTaataaagagaagaaaagaaaagttaaaGTTACGTGACGAAATGAAGGACAGAAAGTCTCAAGTTTCTCAAAacagaatgaaaaatttagcTTCATTGGCGGAGGATAATGTGAAACAAGGCACTAAACGCAGCAGACACCAAACCACTATAGACAATGATCCAAATGATACTTTTGGTGCTAATGATGAGGATTGGCTCATATATACCGATATTACTCAGAATCCAGaagcttttgaagaagccaTGGAGGATGAATACAAAGATATTGTAGAACTAGAGGGCTTACTTTTAGAGCATGACCCAAACTtcactgaagaagatactCTAGAGGCTCAGTATGACTGGAGAAATTCTATACTTCATCTGTTTTTGAGAGGTCCTAGGCCTCACGATAGTGAGAATATTCATGAACAGCACCAAATGCATTTGAATGTGGAACGTATAAGGGTACCTGAAGTCGTTTTCCAACCAACATTGGGTGGACAAGATCAAGCAGGTATCTGTGAACTTTCAGAAACGAttttactgaaaaaatttggctCTCAACCAGGCAAATTAAGTTCCACTTCTCTAGACATGGTGAATAATGTATTTATAACAGGTGGCAACTCCAAAGTTCCTGGATTAAGAGAACGTATCGTAAGAGAGTTCACTGAATTTCTGCCCGTTGGTACCAATTTCTCAGTGAACATGTCTTCTGATCCTTCATTAGATGCCTGGAAAGGAATGGCAGCTTTGGCACAGGACAAAGAGGAGTACAAGAAAACAGTAATAAGTAAGAAAGAATATGAGGAGTATGGTCCTGACTACATAAAAGAACATAAACTAGGGAATATGAAGTATTTCGAAGACTAG
- the POR1 gene encoding porin POR1 — MSPPVYSDISRNINDLLNKDFYHATPAAFDVQTTTSNGIKFALKAKQPVKDGPLSTDVEAKLNDKQTGLGLTQGWSNTNNLKTKLELADLTPGLKNELITSLIPGVAKSAVLNTTFVQPFFTARGSFDLCLKSPTFVGDLTMAHEGVVGGAEFGYDISAGSISRYAMALSYFAKDYSLGATLNNDQITTVDFFQNVNAFLQVGAKATMNRKLPNANVNIEFATRYLPDASSQVKAKVSDSGIVTLAYKQLLRPGVTLGVGSSFDALKLSEPVHKLGWSLSFDA, encoded by the coding sequence ATGTCCCCCCCAGTCTACAGCGATATCTCCAGAAATATCAACGATCTATTAAACAAGGACTTCTACCATGCCACCCCAGCAGCATTTGACGTGCAAACCACAACTTCCAACGGCATCAAGTTTGCATTGAAGGCCAAACAGCCGGTCAAGGACGGTCCATTGTCCACTGATGTGGAGGCCAAGCTGAACGATAAGCAAACTGGTTTGGGTTTGACCCAAGGCTGGTCTAACACAAACAACTTGAAGACAAAGTTGGAGCTTGCTGACTTGACCCCGGGTTTAAAGAATGAATTGATCACTTCCTTGATCCCGGGCGTGGCTAAGTCCGCCGTCTTGAACACCACTTTCGTACAACCTTTCTTCACTGCTAGGGGTTCCTTCGATCTGTGCTTGAAGTCCCCCACTTTTGTCGGTGACTTGACCATGGCTCACGAAGGTGTTGTTGGTGGTGCTGAATTTGGCTACGACATCAGCGCCGGCTCCATCTCCCGTTACGCCATGGCTCTAAGTTACTTCGCCAAGGACTACTCCTTGGGCGCTACTTTGAACAACGACCAAATAACCACTGttgatttcttccaaaacgTCAACGCCTTCCTACAAGTCGGTGCCAAAGCCACCATGAACCGCAAACTACCTAACGCCAATGTCAACATCGAATTCGCCACCAGATACTTGCCTGACGCCTCTTCCCAAGTCAAGGCCAAGGTCTCCGACTCCGGTATCGTTACTTTGGCTTATAAGCAATTGTTGAGACCAGGTGTTACTTTGGGTGTTGGTTCCTCTTTCGATGCTTTGAAGTTGTCTGAACCAGTCCACAAGCTAGGTTGGTCTTTATCCTTCGATGCTTGA
- the MSG5 gene encoding tyrosine/serine/threonine protein phosphatase MSG5, translated as MQFHSNKQRLDSKSDIDFRSKSPRSLQNRNTKNLSLDIATLHPLMEFSLQSQNDPGSVKFPSPTPLNLSMKPKTTILEKFPTKISSRPIPPPLPLRRSEASIYTLPASLKSRTVSPNLYTRTSMATSIGKHSSSSPASSFSEKPHLNRVHSLSVKTKDLRLKGIRGRSQTISGLEASTPTSSIYETALGNSDLNKFSNQKNMQTTLIFPEEEPDLNIDKIHTEIYQRTVYLDGPLLVIPSSLYLYSEPKLEDILSFDLVINVAKEIPNLKLLLPPEVAHKIQYHHVEWTHTSKIVSDLSRLTRIMHTAYLQGKKILVHCQCGVSRSASLIVAYIMRYYGLTLNDAYNKLKMVAKDISPNMGLIFQLMEWGEMLSKNSLEEEGEAIRMQPEEDEISNNEASSSTAKSYSSVSYRSFPMLMNPSSSPNDSSINSSEVTPRTPATLTGARTTLVEEQDEEDKKRLSQTADALDPSVDSESLSTASEQMMLLP; from the coding sequence ATGCAATTTCATTCAAATAAACAGCGTTTGGACAGTAAAAGTGACATAGATTTCCGGTCGAAATCACCGCGTTCTTTGCAAAATAGaaataccaaaaatttATCTTTAGACATAGCAACACTTCATCCGTTAATGGAATTCTCACTGCAAAGCCAGAATGATCCAGGTTCAGTAAAGTTCCCATCGCCGACGCCTTTGAATCTGTCCATGAAGCCCAAAACCACCATATTGGAGAAATTCCCAACAAAAATAAGCTCAAGACCAATACCACCACCGCTACCCTTAAGGCGGAGCGAGGCTTCCATATACACACTACCAGcatctttgaaaagccGGACAGTTTCTCCAAACTTGTATACAAGGACATCTATGGCGACATCCATCGGGAAAcattcatcatcatcgccGGCATCATCATTCTCAGAAAAACCCCATCTAAATAGAGTTCATTCGCTATCCGTGAAGACCAAAGATTTGAGATTAAAGGGAATTAGAGGGCGATCTCAAACCATTTCCGGATTAGAAGCCTCTACCCCGACCTCTAGCATATACGAAACTGCCCTAGGTAACAGTGACCTGAACAAATTCtctaatcaaaaaaacatgcAAACAACATTGATTTTCCCCGAAGAGGAGCCAGATTTGAATATTGATAAGATACATACAGAGATTTACCAACGGACAGTTTATCTGGACGGGCCACTGTTGGTGATACCGTCCAGTTTGTATTTATATTCAGAGCCCAAATTGGAGGATATCTTATCGTTTGACTTAGTCATCAATGTTGCTAAAGAGATACCAAACCTGAAATTATTGCTACCGCCGGAAGTGGCACACAAGATACAGTACCACCACGTAGAATGGACACATACCTCCAAGATCGTCAGCGATTTATCTCGATTGACGCGCATTATGCATACGGCTTATTTGCAAGGCAAGAAAATACTAGTCCATTGCCAATGTGGCGTATCAAGATCAGCATCATTAATTGTAGCGTACATCATGCGATATTATGGCCTGACCCTGAATGATGCCTACAACAAGCTGAAAATGGTCGCTAAAGACATAAGCCCCAACATGGGACTCATCTTTCAACTCATGGAATGGGGGGAGATGTTGTCTAAAAACTCGTTAGAGGAAGAAGGAGAGGCTATTCGTATGCAACccgaagaagacgaaatcAGCAACAACGAAGCTTCCTCTTCCACCGCGAAGTCCTACTCTTCTGTTTCATACAGAAGTTTCCCCATGCTAATGAACCCATCGTCGTCGCCAAATGACAGCTCCATCAACTCTTCGGAGGTCACGCCAAGAACCCCCGCCACTTTGACGGGAGCAAGAACCACGCTGGTCGAAGAAcaggatgaagaagacaagaagagGTTGTCTCAAACAGCAGACGCACTAGACCCCTCCGTTGATAGCGAGTCTCTATCCACCGCATCGGAACAGATGATGCTGCTCCCATAG